The sequence ACTGCCAGCATTGTCGCACCATTGACCCTCGCGGAGTACCTTGCAAACTCAAAGTCGAACCATCCTACCCTTCTCCTTCTTCCCGTAACTGTGCCGTATTCAACAAGCCCCAATCTATCCGCCTCTTCCTCGCTCATCTCTGTTGGGAACGGTCCTGCACCAACTCTCGTTGGGAAGCTCTTGAAGACAACTATAACGTCATCAACCCTCGTTGGCCCTATTCCAACGTCGCTTGCTATTGCCGATGCTGAAGTGTCTTTGGATGTAACGTAGGGATAAGTGCCAAAGTAAAGGCTTAAACCGAATCCTTGGGTTCCCTCAACTAAAACGAGCTTTCCTTCATCGAGGGCGTCGTTAACTTCCTCCGCAACGTCAGTTAAGAACGGCTCAAGTTCTTTGATGTCTTTTGCTTGCTTGGCTTTCCTTAGTGCCCTATCAGCATTAGCTGGCCCACAGCCAGAACCGGTAGTCCCTATCTTTCCGTGGAGGTAACCATTGGTCCGGTCAAGCTCTTTGTGTTTCGGCTCTATTATCGCACAACGGTAGTCAATTCCAACTCTATCTCTGACGTTGAAGTCTTTCAGGTGCTCAAGTTCGTAGAAAAACACTTCAGGATCAACTAGAACTCCAGCTCCAACGAGAAGCCTTGCCTCTTTGTTCATAAAGCCTGTGGGAAGTTGTCTTACTGCATATTTTTTTCCGTTTATAAAAACGCTGTGTCCTGCGTTCGTCCCAACGCCTCCGCGTGCTATGACCTCTGGCTTGTCGTGCATCGCAAGATAAGCGATTATTGACCCTTTCCCTTCATCTCCCCATTGACCGCCAACAACTATGTAGCTTGGCATGGCTCCTTACCCATAGTTAACAAACTAACATCTTTAAAACAGTTTTGGCGAAAAACTAAAAAGCAGATTGACAAATAAATGTCAAAACAACACAGGCATTCTTATAAAAATCACGAAACTATGGTTGAGAGGACATGATCGCCGCGGTGCTTGCTGGGGGGAAAGCAAGGCGTTTTGGAGGAGAAAAATTACTTTACAAGGTTAGCGGAAAGCCCTTAATACTCCACACCATCGGGAGGGTTCTACGAGCTGAGAAAATAGAGGAAGTCGTAATAGTGACTTCAAGGGGCAAACAAGAAATCTTTGAAAAACTTGGCTTTAGAGTCATTACTGACGAGCTCGAAGTAGGCCCAGCTGGAGGGGTTTACGCAGCTCTTCATAAGCTGGGGGATGCTTTTGTAATTGCCGGAGATATGCCCCTTGTACAACCGGAGTTTGTGGACTATATTGTGGAAAAGTTCCATAAGCTTAAGC comes from Thermococcus aggregans and encodes:
- the mobA gene encoding molybdenum cofactor guanylyltransferase MobA; translation: MIAAVLAGGKARRFGGEKLLYKVSGKPLILHTIGRVLRAEKIEEVVIVTSRGKQEIFEKLGFRVITDELEVGPAGGVYAALHKLGDAFVIAGDMPLVQPEFVDYIVEKFHKLKPHVCVPKWENGYLEPLHAAYSKSFLEILEKQIAKGRYMLNEAIRLSKPCYIKIETLPEAWRESFFNVNTKSDLKKIKGFSRV
- a CDS encoding adenylosuccinate synthetase, giving the protein MPSYIVVGGQWGDEGKGSIIAYLAMHDKPEVIARGGVGTNAGHSVFINGKKYAVRQLPTGFMNKEARLLVGAGVLVDPEVFFYELEHLKDFNVRDRVGIDYRCAIIEPKHKELDRTNGYLHGKIGTTGSGCGPANADRALRKAKQAKDIKELEPFLTDVAEEVNDALDEGKLVLVEGTQGFGLSLYFGTYPYVTSKDTSASAIASDVGIGPTRVDDVIVVFKSFPTRVGAGPFPTEMSEEEADRLGLVEYGTVTGRRRRVGWFDFEFARYSARVNGATMLAVTMLDKYDKEAFGVTDFDKLPKKAKEFIEEIEERVGVPVALIKTGPELGHIIDLRENI